From Cannabis sativa cultivar Pink pepper isolate KNU-18-1 chromosome 8, ASM2916894v1, whole genome shotgun sequence, a single genomic window includes:
- the LOC115699221 gene encoding histone-lysine N-methyltransferase ATXR4, protein MSNWTLLRHSRSCLSRFKTQRFQKNAPLGSSFSTSDEAQADNEIPVQAAPPPVQVQLTESSGRGVFATRRISAGELLHTAKPLVSYPSLSTIQSVCYFCLKKVKNSAVDQSPSVAFCSEKCEEQAKSFLGVEGKADWVDFNDYCRSHGLKYPLLVKRFACMVLSGATSADLLDILQPAMLSPRMISEMEEGFDILKSAFKVAKFPDEKMAFLTKQWYTGILARIRINAFRIECAGGLYEDLLQAAAASVEAEGAVGNAVYMLPSFYNHDCDPNTHIIWIESADAKLMALRDVEEGEELRICYIDASMDRDARQTFLSQGFGFHCTCLRCMSGD, encoded by the exons ATGTCAAACTGGACCTTGCTCCGCCACAGCCGTAGCTGTCTTTCGCGGTTTAAAACGCAGCGTTTTCAGAAAAATGCACCTCTAGGATCGTCATTCTCCACCTCCGACGAGGCCCAAGCTGACAATGAGATTCCAGTCCAAGCAGCACCGCCGCCGGTCCAGGTCCAGCTCACGGAGTCATCCGGCCGAGGAGTTTTCGCTACTAGGAGAATTAGCGCCGGAGAGCTCTTACACACGGCTAAACCCCTCGTCTCTTACCCTTCTCTCTCTACCATCCAAAGTGTCTGTTATTTCTGTCTCAAAAAGGTTAAAAATTCTGCAGTTGATCAATCTCCAAGTGTTGCTTTTTGCAGTGAGAAGTGCGAAGAACAAGCTAAG tcTTTCCTTGGTGTCGAGGGCAAAGCAGATTGGGTAGATTTTAATGACTATTGCCG GTCTCATGGTTTAAAATATCCACTCCTAGTAAAGCGGTTTGCATGTATGGTCCTATCAGGAGCCACATCTGCTGACCTTCTCGACATACTTCAGCCTGCTATGTTGTCTCCTCGGATGATTTCAGAG ATGGAAGAAGGCTTTGATATCCTGAAGAGTGCTTTCAAAGTGGCAAAATTTCCTGATGAAAAGATGGCAT TTTTAACCAAGCAATGGTACACTGGAATTCTGGCACGGATTCGAATTAATGCGTTTCGAATTGAGTGTGCTGGAGGACTTTATGAAGATCTTCTCCAAGCTGCTGCAGCCTCTGTAGAAGCTGAAGGTGCTGTAGGAAATGCCGTTTATATGCTTCCTTCGTTCTATAATCATGACTGTG ATCCCAACACCCACATCATATGGATAGAGAGTGCAGATGCGAAATTGATGGCTCTGCGTGATGTGGAGGAAG GTGAAGAGCTTCGGATATGCTACATAGATGCTAGTATGGATCGCGATGCTCGTCAAACTTTCCTGTCCCAAGGGTTTGGTTTTCATTGCACTTGTCTAAGGTGTATGTCTGGTGATTAA
- the LOC115699218 gene encoding uncharacterized protein LOC115699218 — MGRLAPLSEEPTNEEDDSSNGSKKGMRQTWRNWIKTHISLVFNKRSDLKILLSVLGCPLFPLSLHPDHSLNEVSSSAQYIIQHFTAATGCRKLEGTVKNIFVTGKVTMAMGDHDLGSAGVSASGAASSSSSSTSSTFSQKGCFVMWQMVPNKWLIELVVGGHKVIAGSDGNVAWRHTPWLSAHAAKGGVRPLRRALQGLDPLAISAVFSPAQFIGEKRISGEDCFMLKLSADQTDLAERSDSTAEMIKHVIFGYFSQRSGLLVFLEDSYLTRIQSPGTYPTYWETTMSTKIEDYRTVEGVMIAHSGQTNVIITRFGDNLKSGPAITRMEEIWTIDDIAFNVPGLSIDCFIAPNDVQKHYLPDDNLDWRKSL, encoded by the exons ATGGGTAGACTTGCGCCACTTTCAGAGGAACCAACCAACGAAGAAGACGATTCTTCAAATGGCTCAAAGAAAGGAATGCGTCAAACATGGCGGAACTGGATCAAAACCCACATTTCTCTCGTCTTCAACAAGCGTTCTGACCTTAAGATCCTACTCAGTGTTCTGGGTTGTCctctttttcctctctctcttcacCCTGATCACTCTCTTAATGAG gtGTCATCCTCGGCACAATACATAATACAACACTTCACAGCTGCCACCGGTTGCCGGAAGCTAGAAGGTACGGTAAAGAACATATTTGTCACCGGAAAAGTGACAATGGCAATGGGGGACCATGACCTCGGCTCGGCTGGCGTCTCGGCTTCTGGAGCCgccagtagtagtagtagtagtactaGTAGCACATTTTCTCAAAAGGGCTGTTTTGTAATGTGGCAAATGGTTCCCAACAAGTGGTTAATTGAGCTAGTAGTAGGTGGTCACAAGGTCATTGCAGGTAGTGATGGAAATGTGGCTTGGCGCCACACACCCTGGCTCAGCGCTCACGCTGCCAAAGGCGGTGTTCGACCTCTCCGACGAGCTCTTCAG GGACTAGACCCTTTGGCAATATCAGCTGTATTTTCCCCAGCACAATTCATAGGCGAAAAGCGAATCTCGGGCGAAGATTGTTTCATGTTGAAATTGTCAGCTGATCAGACGGATCTAGCTGAGCGGAGTGACAGCACAGCTGAGATGATCAAACATGTAATATTTGGTTACTTTAGCCAAAGGAGTGGCTTACTTGTGTTCTTAGAGGATTCTTACTTAACTAGGATTCAATCCCCTGGAACCTACCCTACTTATTGGGAAACCACAATGTCCACAAAAATTGAGGATTATCGAACGGTGGAGGGTGTGATGATCGCCCATTCTGGTCAAACAAACGTGATCATCACACGGTTTGGAGATAATCTAAAATCAGGCCCCGCAATCACTCGAATGGAAGAGATCTGGACCATAGATGACATAGCATTCAACGTTCCTGGTCTCTCAATTGACTGTTTCATTGCTCCTAATGATGTACAGAAACATTACCTCCCTGATGACAATCTTGATTGGAGAAAGTCACTATAG
- the LOC115699209 gene encoding fatty acyl-CoA reductase 2, chloroplastic: protein MIMGALFLNSSSSISPVVLARVPEKRGCSLSRRNNFSLVRCQGGGNVIKTIGSFSSVLSPRAAAAAASSAMSTDHGAAVVVENGSLVLSPNGKTQAENGIAVKELVPYGGSQSNSSLEMHDGIGIVSFLRGKSFFVTGATGFLAKVLVEKILRTVPDVGKIYLLIKAKNKEAAMGRLKNEIINTELFKRLQKTYGKSYQSFMLSKLVPVVGNVCESDLGLSGDIAETIAKEVDVIVNSAANTTFDERYDVALAINTKGPCHLMNFSKNCKKLKLFMQVSTAYVNGQRQGKIMEKPFRIGETISGENFVSETPPGLLPILDIEKEIELAFNSKEDLENNALTQKMKGLGLERAQQYGWQDTYVFTKAMGEMMIDSMRGDVPVVIMRPSVIESTFKEPFPGWMEGNRMMDPIILYYGKGQLSGFLVDPNGVLDVVPADMVVNATLAAMAKHGLAQKPDINVYQIASSVVNPLVFHDLARLLYEHYNNSPCVDPNGRPIHVPSMKLFNSKEDFSEHLWRDTVQRNGLLTMASSNKKLSQKLEIICRKSVEQAKHLANIYEPYTFYNGRFDNSNTQRLMDIMSEEERRKFGFDVESIDWSDYITNVHIPGLRRHVMKGRGMPS, encoded by the exons ATGATCATGGGAGCTTTGTTCCTcaactcttcttcttccatTTCCCCTGTTGTTCTTGCAAGAGTCCCCGAAAAGCGCGGCTGCAGCCTCTCAAGGAGGAACAATTTCAGCTTGGTGCGTTGCCAAGGTGGTGGGAATGTCATAAAGACTATTGGATCATTCTCTTCTGTTTTGAGTCCAAGAGCAGCTGCAGCAGCTGCCTCTTCTGCAATGAGCACTGATCATGGAGCTGCTGTGGTTGTGGAAAATGGGAGCTTGGTTTTGTCTCCCAATGGGAAAACTCAGGCAGAGAATGGCATTGCAGTCAAGGAATTGGTCCCATATGGAGGATCACAATCAAACTCTTCATTGGAAATGCATGATGGTATTGGAATTGTAAGTTTTCTCAGAGGAAAAAGCTTTTTTGTAACTGGTGCAACTGGGTTTCTTGCTAAAG TACTAGTAGAAAAAATACTAAGGACAGTTCCTGATGTTGGTAAGATATATCTGTTGATCAAAGCCAAGAACAAGGAAGCTGCTATGGGAAGGTTGAAAAATGAA ATCATAAACACAGAGCTGTTCAAGAGACTCCAGAAAACTTATGGAAAATCCTATCAGTCATTCATGTTGAGCAAACTAGTTCCTGTAGTAGGCAATGTATGTGAATCTGATCTGGGATTAAGTGGCGATATAGCCGAAACTATTGCGAAAGAAGTAGATGTCATTGTGAATTCTGCAGCAAATACAACATTTGATGAAAG ATATGATGTTGCTTTGGCTATAAACACAAAAGGGCCGTGTCACCTTATGAACTTTTCTAAGAATTGTAAGAAACTAAAGCTATTCATGCAAGTATCAACAG CTTATGTAAATGGACAAAGACAAGGAAAGATTATGGAAAAGCCATTTCGTATAGGAGAAACCATTTCAGGGGAGAACTTTGTTTCTGAAACCCCACCAGGATTACTTCCCATACTTGATATTGAAAAAGAAATAGAGCTGGCTTTTAACTCAAAGGAAGATCTAGAAAACAATGCTTTGACACAAAAGATGAAAGGGTTGGGTTTAGAAAG GGCTCAACAATATGGATGGCAAGATACTTATGTGTTTACAAAAGCCATGGGAGAAATGATGATTGATAGTATGAGGGGAGATGTACCAGTAGTCATAATGAGACCTAGTGTCATTGAAAGTACTTTCAAAGAGCCATTCCCTGGATGGATGGAGGGAAATAG GATGATGGATCCAATAATTTTGTACTATGGAAAAGGACAGCTGTCAGGTTTCCTAGTGGACCCCAATGGAGTACTTGATGTG GTACCAGCTGACATGGTTGTTAATGCAACCTTGGCAGCCATGGCAAAGCATGGATTGGCTCAAAAACCAGATATCAATGTTTACCAAATCGCTTCTTCGGTTGTGAACCCTCTAGTGTTTCATGACCTTGCTAGACTACTGTATGAACACTATAACAACTCACCATGTGTTGATCCTAATGGTAGGCCAATCCATGTTCCTTCCATGAAGCTATTCAACTCAAAGGAAGATTTCTCTGAACACCTTTGGAGAGATACTGTCCAACGAAATGGGTTATTAACTATGGCTTCCTCAAATAAAAAGCTGTCTCAGAAACTTGAAATCATTTGCAGAAAGTCAGTGGAGCAAGCAAAGCACTTAGCTAACATTTATGAGCCATACACTTTCTATAATGGAAG GTTTGATAACAGCAATACACAAAGACTAATGGATATCATGTCAGAGGAAGAAAGGAGGAAGTTTGGGTTTGACGTGGAGAGCATTGATTGGTCAGATTACATCACAAATGTCCATATTCCTGGTCTAAGAAGGCATGTCATGAAGGGTAGAGGGATGCCTAGCTAG